The genome window CAGTCCCGGGCGTAGTTGTCGAGCGCCAGCTGGAAGCCCTCTGCCTGTCCGAGCGAGCTTTGTTCCGCGGTCTGGGTCGGGTCGACGACCGCGTCGAACACGGCCCGTCCGACGTTCTCGGGGAACAGATGGGCGTAGACGCCGCCGAGTTCGGTGCCGTACGAGAAGCCGAAGTAGTGCAGTGCGTCGTCGCCGAGGACCTGGCGCAGGAGGTCCATGTCGCGGGCCGCGTCCGTGGTGCGGACGTGCGGGAGGGTCGTGCCGGAGTTCTCCTCGCAGGTGGAGTTGAAGGTCTTCGTGTTGTCGAGGAACTCCGTACGCTCGGCCGCGTCGTCCGGGGTCCCGTCCTGCTGGAAGTACTCGTCGAGTTCCTCGTCGTCCTCGCACTCGACGCCGACGCTGCGACCGACGCCCCGCGGGTCGAAGCTCACCAGGTCGTAGCGGGTGCGCAGTTTCGCGTAGTCCTCGCCGAAGGAGGGGAGCGTCTTGACGCCAGAGAGGCCGGGGCCGCCGAAGTTGAAGACGAGCGAGCCGATGCGCTGCTTCCCGGAGCCGCTGGATTCGGCCCGGATCAGGGCGATGCCGATCGTGTCGCGTTCGGGCTCGTCCCATGCGAGGGGCGCCTTCATGGTCGCGCACTGCCAGACCTGGCCGTCCGGCAGCGGTGCGGGCGCGCTGCCGCCGCCCTGGGCCTGGGAGGGTGCCCCGCAGGTCTCCCAGCTCAGCTTTTGGGTGGTCAGATCCCCGTCGTCGCCCTGGGAGTCGTCTCCGCAGCCCGCCGCCGACAGGGACAGCAGGACGGCGACGGCGGTCATGGCGACGGCACATGATCGGGGCGAGGTCGGCATGCACCCCATCCTGGAGGCGCCCGGGGCGATGCGCTCGGGGCGCGGGCCCGTGCGGGTGAGACACGGGAAGGGCCGCCACGCGCGCGTGGCGAGGGGGACCCACGCGCGCGGGGACCGCCTAGAGCGCGCCCTTTCGGGACAACTGGTTGAAGGCCAGCCACCCCGGCAGCACGGGCAGCCACAGCGTCAGCAGACGGAACAGCAGCACCGCGGGCGCGGCGACCTCCTTGGGGAGGCCGACGGCGATCAGGCCCACCGTCAGGGTGGCCTCGACCGCTCCCACACCGCCCGGGGTCGGCGCCGCGGAACCGAGCGCGTTGCCCGCGAGGAAGACGACGGCGACGCTGGCGATGCTGATCGAGACGTCGTCGTTGCCGAAGGCACGGATCGAGGCGTCCAGGCACATCACGAAGCAGCCGGTGAGGAGCAGCATGCCGCCGATGCCGGTGACCAGCTTCTGCGGCCGCTGCAGCACGTCGAGCATGCGCGGCACGACACCGGCGAAGAGCGACCGCACGCGCGTGGCGACGAATTTGCGCAGGAACGGGATCGACGTCACCACCAGGACGAGCACCGCGACCGTCAGCAGGCCCGCGATGACGGTGCGGGACGGCGACAGGGACGGCGTCTTCTCGGTGCCGGTCAGATAGCCGAAGGCGAGCAGCATCAGGATGTGGCAGCCGAGGCCGAAGAGCTGCGACGCACCGACACTCGCCACCGCGAGCCCCGGCCGTACCCCCGCGCGCTGCAGGAAGCGCGTGTTGAGCGCCACACCGCCCACCGCGGCAGGCGCCACGATCTTCACGAACGACCCGGCGACCTGCGCCGCGATCGTCCGCAGGAACGGCACCCGTTCCGGTACGAAGCCCAGCAGGCTCATGGCCGCCGCGACATAGCTCAGCGCGGAGAAGAACACGGCGGCGGCGACCCAGCCCCACTCGGCGTTCTCGATCAGCGGCCCGAACTCGATGTGGGTGAGCTGGGTCAGCAGGAAGTACGCGCCGATCGCGCCGGCGATGAGACTGATCAGGGTGCGCGGCTTGACCCGCTCCAGCCGGGCCGGTTCGACCGGGGCCTGGGGCCTGATCAGCAGCACCTGATGGCGGATCTGGGTGAGCAGGTCCTCCTCGCGGGCCTCCTCCAGGGCCTCGTCGAGCGCCCTCTTCTCGGCCCGCTGCTCGGCCCGTACGGCCTTCTTGTCCGCCTTGCCGGGCTCACCGGCCTTGCCTGGCTCGGCAGCCTTGCCGTGCTCCTCCGCGCGCGCCTGCTTGGCCAGGTGGGATGCCTCCAGGACCGCCTCGCGCTCGCGTTCGGCACGTTCCCGGGCGAGTCTGCGCAGGGTCGCGCGCGTGGAGCGCGAAAGGGCGATGGGCTGCAGCATCGGCAGACAGTCGGCCACCGCGTCGGGGCCGAGGACGCTCACCGCCGAGGCCACCGCGCGTTCGGCACCCACCCGCAGGCCCAGGGTCGTCAGCAGTTGGGAGACGTCCATGCGCAGCACCAGGTCGCCCGCCGCGATCTCGCCGACTCGCAGATCGGTCAGGATCACCGTGCCGGAACGATCCACCAGAATCGCGTCGCCCACCAGCCTGCGGTGCGCGATGCGCCGCGACTGCAGCGCCTTCACCTGGTGCCAGGTGTCCGACATCAGCTCGTCGGTGACCTCGTCGTCCGCCAGGGAGTCCAGCGTGTGCCCACCGGTGTGCTCGTAGACGAGCATCACGGCGTCCGGTCCGAGCTCGGAGGTCGCGATCAGTTTGGGAGCGTTGGCGCCGGCCGCGATGGCCGCGTACGCGAGGAGGGCCTCCTGCTCCAGCGCCTGGCGCAGCGACTGGAGGCTGCGGCGCGTGGTGATGCCGCGCAGCGTCAGCCGCCGCCAGACGCGGTAGAAGAAGCCCTGCGCCTGCTGCTCCCGGTCGACGACGGTGACGTCCAGCGGTGGGCCGTCCTCCAGCGTCACGAAGTACCGGCGGCCCCGGTCCCCGCCCTCCGCCGTCTCCGGGAGCTCCTCGCGGGCGGCGCTCACCGGTTTGAAGCCGACCCGCCGGAGGCCGGCCATGAGGGT of Streptomyces phaeolivaceus contains these proteins:
- a CDS encoding lysylphosphatidylglycerol synthase transmembrane domain-containing protein — protein: MKQQSVHPDDAAGTSDASSRPNASQGGDEGTDDVSEKASDTTPSSPSVAENTSPKADENEKQRAEPDEDDPGEAHAEEVEGDEPLLPARVHRPSDLMRLSVGILGIIVLLAIAAFAHGTTSGLEQDINKGTGQAPDLLIKLAGLGSSIAILLVPVAFAIERLIKRDGLRIADGVLAAVLAHGVTLATDLWVARAAPDSIQEALTQPSPGDIHALTDPVHGYLAPVIAYMTAVGMSRRPRWRAVLWIVLLLDAFSMLVTGYTTPFSIILTVLIGWTVAYGTLYAVGSPNVRPTGRTLMAGLRRVGFKPVSAAREELPETAEGGDRGRRYFVTLEDGPPLDVTVVDREQQAQGFFYRVWRRLTLRGITTRRSLQSLRQALEQEALLAYAAIAAGANAPKLIATSELGPDAVMLVYEHTGGHTLDSLADDEVTDELMSDTWHQVKALQSRRIAHRRLVGDAILVDRSGTVILTDLRVGEIAAGDLVLRMDVSQLLTTLGLRVGAERAVASAVSVLGPDAVADCLPMLQPIALSRSTRATLRRLARERAEREREAVLEASHLAKQARAEEHGKAAEPGKAGEPGKADKKAVRAEQRAEKRALDEALEEAREEDLLTQIRHQVLLIRPQAPVEPARLERVKPRTLISLIAGAIGAYFLLTQLTHIEFGPLIENAEWGWVAAAVFFSALSYVAAAMSLLGFVPERVPFLRTIAAQVAGSFVKIVAPAAVGGVALNTRFLQRAGVRPGLAVASVGASQLFGLGCHILMLLAFGYLTGTEKTPSLSPSRTVIAGLLTVAVLVLVVTSIPFLRKFVATRVRSLFAGVVPRMLDVLQRPQKLVTGIGGMLLLTGCFVMCLDASIRAFGNDDVSISIASVAVVFLAGNALGSAAPTPGGVGAVEATLTVGLIAVGLPKEVAAPAVLLFRLLTLWLPVLPGWLAFNQLSRKGAL
- a CDS encoding alpha/beta hydrolase; its protein translation is MPTSPRSCAVAMTAVAVLLSLSAAGCGDDSQGDDGDLTTQKLSWETCGAPSQAQGGGSAPAPLPDGQVWQCATMKAPLAWDEPERDTIGIALIRAESSGSGKQRIGSLVFNFGGPGLSGVKTLPSFGEDYAKLRTRYDLVSFDPRGVGRSVGVECEDDEELDEYFQQDGTPDDAAERTEFLDNTKTFNSTCEENSGTTLPHVRTTDAARDMDLLRQVLGDDALHYFGFSYGTELGGVYAHLFPENVGRAVFDAVVDPTQTAEQSSLGQAEGFQLALDNYARDCVSKVEDCPVGDTEQDVEDRIVKLLDDLDRKPIAGVFPRDLTESEARAGIAQALYSEDLWQYLTEGLEQAYDGDGSVLMLLSDSLNGRSENGEYSNITAANISINCADDKPRYTTEDVEARLAEFRAASPLFGEWLAWAMLSCTDWAVVGAADHPDVRAPDSAPILVIGNTGDPATPYEGARKMVEALGAGVGVELTYKGQGHGAYGSGNSCVQTAVDGYLLTGKVPKSGTVCS